A single region of the uncultured Draconibacterium sp. genome encodes:
- a CDS encoding IS1182 family transposase, with amino-acid sequence MKYLQGQNREQIQLFPVSLDQAIDADNEVRLIDVFVNSLKLEEFGFRVDHIENGRPAYHPADLLKLYIYGYLNQLRSSRKLEKECKRNIELMWLLKTLHPDHNTIANFRRDNPKAIKKVFRETVKIATYFNLIGGTLIAGDSTKLRAQNSKKNNYNQKKIDRHLEYIENKLAEYNKTLAESDGDKKQEIENEIEKQNQRKDGYKKIEQELKKSGQRQISTSDPDSRHQITRNNITEVAYSAQTSVDAKNYIPIDYKITNANDKKAMGTMLRRAKTILRHNDFTALYDKGYHTGSELAIADTLGIPAIVAIPPFSGASHAPDLRYDVEHFDYDPKTDTYTCLQGHTLRTTGYWHHAKNGAGETAYRFRNYTTPKCKSCEVRPLCTKSAANGKQVRRSEFAGNIENNKKRVLESEKLYKRRQAIVEHPFGTIKRQWGFNYIITKKYMKRAEADFGFIMSAYNLRRIINIVGIKKLEKYITSIFSVLCSIFDLLELFLNQRNRIQYKTIKTICYEIRIPGHLIKLNFNAPEMGF; translated from the coding sequence ATGAAGTATTTGCAAGGACAAAACAGGGAACAAATCCAACTTTTCCCGGTGTCGCTCGACCAGGCTATAGATGCCGATAACGAAGTGCGCTTAATCGATGTTTTTGTTAACAGTCTGAAGCTGGAAGAATTCGGGTTCAGGGTTGACCATATTGAAAACGGGCGTCCTGCTTACCACCCAGCCGACCTGCTTAAACTATACATTTATGGCTATCTCAATCAGTTAAGGTCATCGAGGAAACTGGAGAAGGAGTGCAAGCGAAACATTGAATTAATGTGGCTATTGAAAACGCTGCATCCCGATCACAACACTATCGCTAACTTCAGGCGCGATAACCCAAAGGCCATCAAAAAAGTATTCCGCGAAACCGTAAAGATTGCAACGTATTTTAACCTTATTGGCGGAACGTTGATTGCAGGCGACAGTACAAAACTACGTGCCCAGAACAGTAAAAAGAACAACTACAACCAAAAGAAAATAGACCGTCACCTGGAGTACATCGAAAACAAACTGGCTGAATACAACAAAACACTGGCCGAAAGCGATGGAGATAAAAAGCAGGAAATTGAAAACGAAATTGAAAAGCAAAACCAGCGAAAAGACGGTTATAAAAAGATTGAACAAGAGCTAAAAAAATCGGGGCAAAGGCAAATCTCAACTTCCGATCCCGACAGCCGTCACCAGATCACGCGCAACAACATTACCGAGGTAGCCTATTCGGCGCAAACTTCGGTCGATGCAAAAAACTACATCCCTATCGATTATAAAATAACCAATGCCAACGATAAAAAGGCAATGGGAACAATGCTCAGAAGAGCAAAAACAATACTTCGGCACAACGATTTTACTGCCCTTTACGATAAAGGCTACCATACCGGAAGCGAACTGGCCATCGCCGATACGCTCGGTATTCCGGCAATTGTTGCTATTCCTCCGTTTTCAGGAGCCTCCCATGCTCCCGACCTTAGGTACGATGTGGAACATTTTGATTACGACCCGAAAACCGATACCTACACCTGTTTGCAGGGTCACACCCTAAGAACCACCGGCTACTGGCACCACGCAAAAAACGGTGCCGGAGAAACAGCCTATCGCTTCCGCAACTACACAACACCTAAATGTAAAAGTTGTGAGGTCCGCCCGCTGTGCACAAAGTCGGCTGCAAACGGCAAGCAGGTAAGGCGAAGCGAGTTTGCCGGCAATATTGAAAACAACAAAAAACGCGTTCTGGAAAGCGAAAAACTTTACAAACGACGGCAGGCCATTGTGGAACACCCCTTCGGGACCATTAAACGTCAGTGGGGATTCAATTATATTATCACCAAAAAGTACATGAAAAGAGCTGAAGCCGATTTTGGTTTTATAATGTCGGCATACAACCTCAGACGAATAATCAATATTGTGGGCATAAAAAAGTTAGAAAAATACATCACAAGTATTTTTTCTGTTTTATGTTCAATTTTTGATCTTTTAGAGCTATTTTTAAACCAAAGAAACCGAATACAATACAAAACAATAAAAACCATCTGTTATGAAATCCGCATCCCAGGCCACTTAATAAAGCTCAATTTTAATGCCCCGGAAATGGGTTTTTAG